Proteins encoded in a region of the Zea mays cultivar B73 chromosome 4, Zm-B73-REFERENCE-NAM-5.0, whole genome shotgun sequence genome:
- the LOC100194403 gene encoding putative protein kinase superfamily protein isoform X3: MGCFSTFCKKRRATRQPSSHHNEDVPGCSNITKYTYKELVRATNNFNPLNKIGEGGFGSVYKGQLRNGTVIAVKVLSSESRQGVREFLNELVAISDISHDNLVKLYGYCAEGDQRILVYNHLENNSLAQTLLGSSHSNIQFDWKTRVNICLGIARGLAYLHHGVSPHIVHRDIKASNILLDRDLTPKISDFGLAKLLPPNATHVSTRVAGTLGYLAPEYAIRGQVTRKSDVYSFGVLLLEIVCGRSNSDTRLAYGDQILLEKTWMHYEQGSLERIIDRSLGGGDLDVAQACRFLKVGLLCTQDVTRHRPDMPRVVAMLTGEWDVEPETVSKPAIISDFMDLKVRSTRKASDNVATPPTSSSTFLSSLMAHSSPLLSNESTQASMAFTGVSDRE; the protein is encoded by the exons ATGGGTTGCTTTTCTACATTTTGCAAGAAAAGAAGGGCAACGCGGCAACCAAGTTCCCACCATAATGAAG ACGTACCTGGCTGTTCAAATATAACAAAATACACTTACAAGGAGCTAGTAAGGGCGACAAATAACTTTAACCCATTGAACAAAATTGGTGAGGGTGGTTTTGGTTCCGTTTACAAG GGACAGCTCAGGAATGGTACAGTTATTGCTGTCAAGGTCCTTTCGTCGGAGTCAAGACAAGGAGTAAGGGAGTTTCTGAATGAACTCGTGGCAATTTCCGACATCTCACATGATAATCTTGTGAAACTTTATGGGTATTGTGCGGAAGGAGACCAAAGAATCCTTGTTTACAATCATCTTGAAAATAATAGCCTTGCACAAACACTTCTAG GCTCCAGCCACAGCAATATCCAGTTTGATTGGAAAACACGAGTAAATATTTGCCTTGGCATTGCACGGGGATTAGCATACCTCCATCATGGTGTCAGTCCCCACATTGTTCATCGAGACATTAAAGCAAGCAATATACTTCTTGATAGGGACCTTACCCCAAAAATCTCTGATTTTGGTCTAGCAAAGCTTCTTCCACCAAACGCAACACATGTTAGCACAAGAGTTGCAGGAACACT GGGTTATTTGGCTCCTGAGTATGCTATTCGAGGACAGGTGACACGCAAATCAGATGTGTACAGCTTTGGCGTGCTGCTTCTGGAAATTGTTTGCGGGAGATCAAACAGCGATACAAGATTAGCATACGGAGATCAGATACTCCTCGAAAAG ACATGGATGCACTACGAGCAGGGGAGTCTGGAGAGGATCATAGACAGGTCCTTGGGCGGCGGCGACCTGGACGTGGCGCAGGCCTGCAGGTTCCTGAAGGTCGGGCTGCTGTGCACGCAGGACGTGACGAGGCACCGGCCCGACATGCCGAGGGTCGTCGCCATGCTGACGGGCGAGTGGGACGTCGAGCCGGAGACGGTCAGCAAGCCCGCCATAATCAGCGACTTCATGGACCTCAAGGTCAGGAGCACGAGGAAAGCGAGCGACAACGTGGCCACGCCGCCTACGTCCTCCTCGACGTTCCTGTCCTCCCTCATGGCGCACTCCTCGCCCTTGCTGTCGAACGAGTCCACGCAGGCCTCCATGGCGTTCACCGGGGTGTCGGATCGCGAGTGA
- the LOC100194403 gene encoding putative protein kinase superfamily protein isoform X1: MGCFSTFCKKRRATRQPSSHHNEDVPGCSNITKYTYKELVRATNNFNPLNKIGEGGFGSVYKGQLRNGTVIAVKVLSSESRQGVREFLNELVAISDISHDNLVKLYGYCAEGDQRILVYNHLENNSLAQTLLGSSHSNIQFDWKTRVNICLGIARGLAYLHHGVSPHIVHRDIKASNILLDRDLTPKISDFGLAKLLPPNATHVSTRVAGTLGYLAPEYAIRGQVTRKSDVYSFGVLLLEIVCGRSNSDTRLAYGDQILLEKFPEITNGALLLQTWMHYEQGSLERIIDRSLGGGDLDVAQACRFLKVGLLCTQDVTRHRPDMPRVVAMLTGEWDVEPETVSKPAIISDFMDLKVRSTRKASDNVATPPTSSSTFLSSLMAHSSPLLSNESTQASMAFTGVSDRE, translated from the exons ATGGGTTGCTTTTCTACATTTTGCAAGAAAAGAAGGGCAACGCGGCAACCAAGTTCCCACCATAATGAAG ACGTACCTGGCTGTTCAAATATAACAAAATACACTTACAAGGAGCTAGTAAGGGCGACAAATAACTTTAACCCATTGAACAAAATTGGTGAGGGTGGTTTTGGTTCCGTTTACAAG GGACAGCTCAGGAATGGTACAGTTATTGCTGTCAAGGTCCTTTCGTCGGAGTCAAGACAAGGAGTAAGGGAGTTTCTGAATGAACTCGTGGCAATTTCCGACATCTCACATGATAATCTTGTGAAACTTTATGGGTATTGTGCGGAAGGAGACCAAAGAATCCTTGTTTACAATCATCTTGAAAATAATAGCCTTGCACAAACACTTCTAG GCTCCAGCCACAGCAATATCCAGTTTGATTGGAAAACACGAGTAAATATTTGCCTTGGCATTGCACGGGGATTAGCATACCTCCATCATGGTGTCAGTCCCCACATTGTTCATCGAGACATTAAAGCAAGCAATATACTTCTTGATAGGGACCTTACCCCAAAAATCTCTGATTTTGGTCTAGCAAAGCTTCTTCCACCAAACGCAACACATGTTAGCACAAGAGTTGCAGGAACACT GGGTTATTTGGCTCCTGAGTATGCTATTCGAGGACAGGTGACACGCAAATCAGATGTGTACAGCTTTGGCGTGCTGCTTCTGGAAATTGTTTGCGGGAGATCAAACAGCGATACAAGATTAGCATACGGAGATCAGATACTCCTCGAAAAG TTCCCAGAGATCACCAACGGGGCTCTCCTCTTGCAGACATGGATGCACTACGAGCAGGGGAGTCTGGAGAGGATCATAGACAGGTCCTTGGGCGGCGGCGACCTGGACGTGGCGCAGGCCTGCAGGTTCCTGAAGGTCGGGCTGCTGTGCACGCAGGACGTGACGAGGCACCGGCCCGACATGCCGAGGGTCGTCGCCATGCTGACGGGCGAGTGGGACGTCGAGCCGGAGACGGTCAGCAAGCCCGCCATAATCAGCGACTTCATGGACCTCAAGGTCAGGAGCACGAGGAAAGCGAGCGACAACGTGGCCACGCCGCCTACGTCCTCCTCGACGTTCCTGTCCTCCCTCATGGCGCACTCCTCGCCCTTGCTGTCGAACGAGTCCACGCAGGCCTCCATGGCGTTCACCGGGGTGTCGGATCGCGAGTGA
- the LOC100194403 gene encoding putative protein kinase superfamily protein isoform X4 → MGCFSTFCKKRRATRQPSSHHNEDVPGCSNITKYTYKELVRATNNFNPLNKIGEGGFGSVYKLRNGTVIAVKVLSSESRQGVREFLNELVAISDISHDNLVKLYGYCAEGDQRILVYNHLENNSLAQTLLGSSHSNIQFDWKTRVNICLGIARGLAYLHHGVSPHIVHRDIKASNILLDRDLTPKISDFGLAKLLPPNATHVSTRVAGTLGYLAPEYAIRGQVTRKSDVYSFGVLLLEIVCGRSNSDTRLAYGDQILLEKTWMHYEQGSLERIIDRSLGGGDLDVAQACRFLKVGLLCTQDVTRHRPDMPRVVAMLTGEWDVEPETVSKPAIISDFMDLKVRSTRKASDNVATPPTSSSTFLSSLMAHSSPLLSNESTQASMAFTGVSDRE, encoded by the exons ATGGGTTGCTTTTCTACATTTTGCAAGAAAAGAAGGGCAACGCGGCAACCAAGTTCCCACCATAATGAAG ACGTACCTGGCTGTTCAAATATAACAAAATACACTTACAAGGAGCTAGTAAGGGCGACAAATAACTTTAACCCATTGAACAAAATTGGTGAGGGTGGTTTTGGTTCCGTTTACAAG CTCAGGAATGGTACAGTTATTGCTGTCAAGGTCCTTTCGTCGGAGTCAAGACAAGGAGTAAGGGAGTTTCTGAATGAACTCGTGGCAATTTCCGACATCTCACATGATAATCTTGTGAAACTTTATGGGTATTGTGCGGAAGGAGACCAAAGAATCCTTGTTTACAATCATCTTGAAAATAATAGCCTTGCACAAACACTTCTAG GCTCCAGCCACAGCAATATCCAGTTTGATTGGAAAACACGAGTAAATATTTGCCTTGGCATTGCACGGGGATTAGCATACCTCCATCATGGTGTCAGTCCCCACATTGTTCATCGAGACATTAAAGCAAGCAATATACTTCTTGATAGGGACCTTACCCCAAAAATCTCTGATTTTGGTCTAGCAAAGCTTCTTCCACCAAACGCAACACATGTTAGCACAAGAGTTGCAGGAACACT GGGTTATTTGGCTCCTGAGTATGCTATTCGAGGACAGGTGACACGCAAATCAGATGTGTACAGCTTTGGCGTGCTGCTTCTGGAAATTGTTTGCGGGAGATCAAACAGCGATACAAGATTAGCATACGGAGATCAGATACTCCTCGAAAAG ACATGGATGCACTACGAGCAGGGGAGTCTGGAGAGGATCATAGACAGGTCCTTGGGCGGCGGCGACCTGGACGTGGCGCAGGCCTGCAGGTTCCTGAAGGTCGGGCTGCTGTGCACGCAGGACGTGACGAGGCACCGGCCCGACATGCCGAGGGTCGTCGCCATGCTGACGGGCGAGTGGGACGTCGAGCCGGAGACGGTCAGCAAGCCCGCCATAATCAGCGACTTCATGGACCTCAAGGTCAGGAGCACGAGGAAAGCGAGCGACAACGTGGCCACGCCGCCTACGTCCTCCTCGACGTTCCTGTCCTCCCTCATGGCGCACTCCTCGCCCTTGCTGTCGAACGAGTCCACGCAGGCCTCCATGGCGTTCACCGGGGTGTCGGATCGCGAGTGA
- the LOC100194403 gene encoding putative protein kinase superfamily protein isoform X2, translating to MGCFSTFCKKRRATRQPSSHHNEDVPGCSNITKYTYKELVRATNNFNPLNKIGEGGFGSVYKLRNGTVIAVKVLSSESRQGVREFLNELVAISDISHDNLVKLYGYCAEGDQRILVYNHLENNSLAQTLLGSSHSNIQFDWKTRVNICLGIARGLAYLHHGVSPHIVHRDIKASNILLDRDLTPKISDFGLAKLLPPNATHVSTRVAGTLGYLAPEYAIRGQVTRKSDVYSFGVLLLEIVCGRSNSDTRLAYGDQILLEKFPEITNGALLLQTWMHYEQGSLERIIDRSLGGGDLDVAQACRFLKVGLLCTQDVTRHRPDMPRVVAMLTGEWDVEPETVSKPAIISDFMDLKVRSTRKASDNVATPPTSSSTFLSSLMAHSSPLLSNESTQASMAFTGVSDRE from the exons ATGGGTTGCTTTTCTACATTTTGCAAGAAAAGAAGGGCAACGCGGCAACCAAGTTCCCACCATAATGAAG ACGTACCTGGCTGTTCAAATATAACAAAATACACTTACAAGGAGCTAGTAAGGGCGACAAATAACTTTAACCCATTGAACAAAATTGGTGAGGGTGGTTTTGGTTCCGTTTACAAG CTCAGGAATGGTACAGTTATTGCTGTCAAGGTCCTTTCGTCGGAGTCAAGACAAGGAGTAAGGGAGTTTCTGAATGAACTCGTGGCAATTTCCGACATCTCACATGATAATCTTGTGAAACTTTATGGGTATTGTGCGGAAGGAGACCAAAGAATCCTTGTTTACAATCATCTTGAAAATAATAGCCTTGCACAAACACTTCTAG GCTCCAGCCACAGCAATATCCAGTTTGATTGGAAAACACGAGTAAATATTTGCCTTGGCATTGCACGGGGATTAGCATACCTCCATCATGGTGTCAGTCCCCACATTGTTCATCGAGACATTAAAGCAAGCAATATACTTCTTGATAGGGACCTTACCCCAAAAATCTCTGATTTTGGTCTAGCAAAGCTTCTTCCACCAAACGCAACACATGTTAGCACAAGAGTTGCAGGAACACT GGGTTATTTGGCTCCTGAGTATGCTATTCGAGGACAGGTGACACGCAAATCAGATGTGTACAGCTTTGGCGTGCTGCTTCTGGAAATTGTTTGCGGGAGATCAAACAGCGATACAAGATTAGCATACGGAGATCAGATACTCCTCGAAAAG TTCCCAGAGATCACCAACGGGGCTCTCCTCTTGCAGACATGGATGCACTACGAGCAGGGGAGTCTGGAGAGGATCATAGACAGGTCCTTGGGCGGCGGCGACCTGGACGTGGCGCAGGCCTGCAGGTTCCTGAAGGTCGGGCTGCTGTGCACGCAGGACGTGACGAGGCACCGGCCCGACATGCCGAGGGTCGTCGCCATGCTGACGGGCGAGTGGGACGTCGAGCCGGAGACGGTCAGCAAGCCCGCCATAATCAGCGACTTCATGGACCTCAAGGTCAGGAGCACGAGGAAAGCGAGCGACAACGTGGCCACGCCGCCTACGTCCTCCTCGACGTTCCTGTCCTCCCTCATGGCGCACTCCTCGCCCTTGCTGTCGAACGAGTCCACGCAGGCCTCCATGGCGTTCACCGGGGTGTCGGATCGCGAGTGA